One Terriglobia bacterium DNA segment encodes these proteins:
- a CDS encoding phage tail protein, which yields MARTAPYPSYNYIVNLNGPRDPEKLLGGFSDVSGLSTEIHISEYRDGNEAESHVRKIPGSHKVGDVTLKRGVVDSSDLWDWITQTETTGILAQRDVIITLRDEAANPVQSWKLRNVVPMKYTGPTLAGKGGGEVAMEELVLCAEGFEIDPAS from the coding sequence ATGGCGAGAACCGCACCGTATCCTTCTTATAACTACATCGTTAATCTCAACGGGCCCCGCGATCCGGAGAAACTGCTGGGCGGTTTCTCCGACGTATCGGGGCTGAGCACGGAAATTCATATTTCCGAATATCGCGACGGCAATGAAGCCGAATCACATGTGCGCAAGATCCCAGGCTCACACAAGGTCGGCGACGTGACGCTCAAACGCGGCGTCGTCGATTCCTCCGACCTCTGGGACTGGATCACGCAAACAGAGACAACGGGAATCCTGGCACAGCGTGACGTGATTATCACCTTGCGCGACGAAGCCGCGAATCCGGTGCAGTCATGGAAGCTGCGTAACGTCGTCCCGATGAAGTACACCGGACCGACGCTGGCCGGCAAGGGCGGCGGCGAAGTCGCGATGGAAGAACTGGTGCTCTGTGCCGAGGGCTTCGAGATCGATCCAGCATCGTAA
- a CDS encoding sigma 54-interacting transcriptional regulator → MALDQRNIQRVESLPGVIGQSAAMQTAAERVALISETEVTCLLSGETGTGKELFARAIHYLGRRKNGPFVPVNCGAIPDHLLENELFGHRRGAYTDAKSNEIGLLAYAEAGTLFLDEVDALTASAQVKILRVLQEREYRPVGSAHMMPANIRIVAATNCNLRHRVDARQFREDLYFRLNILSLTIPPLRDRLDDVPALAAHYVREYALTHRRAVTGFDDSLIARLQAYRWPGNVRELQAVIQRSVLTAKSPVLTAADLDLPGTVTPIASVHLTLKAAKNVAVSQCERSYLSAVLRRCEGNVTQAAKLAGKERRSFQRLLRKYSIAVPSFKDTQKSASA, encoded by the coding sequence ATGGCACTAGACCAAAGGAACATTCAGCGAGTCGAGAGTCTTCCGGGCGTGATTGGACAGTCGGCGGCCATGCAAACCGCTGCGGAGCGCGTCGCGCTGATCTCCGAAACGGAAGTAACGTGCCTTTTGTCCGGGGAAACCGGTACAGGAAAGGAATTGTTCGCGCGAGCGATTCATTATCTGGGCCGCCGCAAAAACGGTCCTTTCGTACCCGTGAATTGCGGCGCAATTCCCGACCATCTTCTCGAAAATGAACTGTTCGGTCACCGCCGGGGCGCGTATACCGATGCGAAGTCCAACGAAATCGGCCTTCTGGCTTATGCCGAAGCCGGAACACTCTTTCTCGACGAAGTCGATGCGCTGACCGCAAGCGCGCAGGTGAAGATTTTGCGCGTTCTTCAGGAACGCGAGTATCGCCCGGTCGGCTCGGCACATATGATGCCTGCAAATATCCGTATCGTCGCGGCCACCAACTGCAATTTGCGGCATCGCGTCGATGCGCGCCAGTTCCGCGAGGACCTTTATTTCCGATTGAACATTTTGAGCTTGACGATTCCTCCGTTGCGCGATCGGTTGGATGATGTGCCGGCGCTGGCAGCGCATTATGTTCGCGAATACGCATTGACGCATCGGCGTGCGGTGACCGGCTTCGACGATTCGTTGATCGCCCGCCTCCAGGCGTATCGCTGGCCGGGAAACGTTCGCGAACTCCAAGCTGTGATTCAACGGTCCGTACTCACCGCAAAATCGCCGGTGCTGACGGCTGCGGATCTCGACCTTCCGGGAACCGTCACTCCCATCGCGAGCGTTCACTTGACGCTGAAGGCAGCGAAGAACGTTGCCGTAAGCCAGTGCGAGCGCAGTTACCTTTCGGCCGTATTACGACGGTGTGAAGGCAATGTCACACAAGCCGCTAAACTTGCGGGGAAAGAACGCCGCAGTTTTCAGCGCCTGCTCCGCAAGTATTCCATCGCAGTTCCCTCTTTCAAAGACACACAAAAGAGCGCGAGCGCCTAG
- a CDS encoding DUF4255 domain-containing protein: MANYSAIYSVGNSIATYLQSVYPSDLSQNFACQFRLVSSTEIATEEQTELDKTVSIFLHRVTVNENFRAAGRLQNAPTKQPAIFLDLHYLFTYWGTSAQAEQTILGWTLQQLQTAPILDRSVLSSDGGWDATESVQLVLADLSLEDILRIWDALGPKYRLSVAYVARVVRIDRTVTPASPVVATRFTYEQNEDAQ, encoded by the coding sequence TTGGCTAACTACTCGGCAATTTACTCGGTGGGCAACTCGATTGCGACCTATCTTCAGAGCGTCTACCCTTCAGATCTGTCCCAGAACTTCGCCTGCCAGTTCAGACTCGTCTCCAGCACCGAAATCGCCACCGAGGAGCAGACTGAACTCGATAAGACGGTCTCCATCTTTCTGCATCGCGTGACCGTCAACGAAAATTTTCGCGCCGCGGGACGATTGCAAAACGCACCCACGAAGCAGCCGGCGATTTTCCTCGACCTCCATTATCTGTTCACTTATTGGGGCACCAGCGCGCAGGCCGAGCAAACGATCCTCGGCTGGACGCTACAGCAGTTGCAGACCGCCCCGATTCTCGACCGCTCCGTGCTGTCGTCGGATGGCGGCTGGGATGCGACCGAAAGCGTTCAACTCGTGCTGGCGGATCTCAGCCTCGAAGATATTTTGCGTATCTGGGATGCGTTAGGCCCGAAGTACCGGTTGAGTGTCGCTTATGTGGCTCGAGTGGTGCGGATTGATCGCACGGTGACTCCGGCTTCCCCTGTGGTCGCTACAAGATTCACATATGAACAGAACGAGGATGCGCAATGA
- a CDS encoding phage tail sheath subtilisin-like domain-containing protein yields MAQYLAPGVYVEEVSFRAPSIEGVGTSTAAFAGLTLTGPVNQTPELLTSFGDFQNIYGGYDNLSIKGATDVQNTNYLALSVKGFFDNGGSELYVSRVFVPSSTTDAGVASCGTPADNNVTVAARFPGAFGSQTVTVVVKAVKTQNVGGLPAGSLIATIPPGGASIAVLSAAAASGDTDITIGSPYTGAVPGAVLVDSEIMNVTAVDAAKTKLTVTRGAVGTTAAAHGNGAAVFAPVASVAAAISAADTSVTLSAPIPGGNPPTIQIEDEIVTVTGSDATGTKLTITRGSAGSTAAAHGVNAPVFAPASITFYTNGTGAAFMNGTNPLATPLPANLYTLTMRVTANGASDSPQVFDGLGFDPAHPNFLGAALGATPPRHIDALQNQIAFSIGSTLNPVTLYEAIFGNAGSPLANGQKTYALTGGDDGIEPESTDYDNALAYFTALEDVAIVAAPGSGVFDASQDIINSLITHVSQQRAYRIAILETPPNQLASDNEDVRAQIDTSYAALYVPWVIVPNPLARSGSSIPAEIAIPPSGYLAGIYARSDQQNGVAKAPANEVVLGASRFERNITFNEQQLLNPLGINCLRYFPNRGYRVWGARTVSSDTEFMYVNVRRYLIYLEHSIDNSTQWAVFENNGPALWSRVKEAIDSFLYNEWKEGNLLGDSAAQAFFVRCDRTTMTQNDLDNGRMICLIGVALLKPAEFVIFRIGQKTADAQS; encoded by the coding sequence ATGGCGCAGTACCTCGCTCCGGGAGTTTATGTTGAAGAAGTCAGCTTTCGTGCTCCTTCCATCGAAGGCGTAGGCACCAGCACCGCGGCCTTTGCGGGGCTTACGCTCACAGGCCCCGTTAACCAGACTCCGGAATTGCTGACCAGTTTCGGCGATTTCCAGAACATTTATGGTGGATACGACAATCTCTCAATCAAAGGCGCCACGGATGTCCAGAACACGAATTATCTGGCGTTGAGTGTAAAGGGGTTTTTCGACAACGGCGGATCCGAGTTGTACGTGTCCCGCGTGTTCGTGCCGTCATCCACGACGGACGCCGGTGTGGCGTCGTGCGGAACTCCTGCGGACAACAACGTTACGGTGGCAGCGCGCTTTCCAGGCGCGTTCGGGAGTCAGACGGTAACAGTGGTTGTGAAAGCGGTGAAGACGCAGAATGTCGGCGGACTGCCGGCCGGTTCACTCATCGCGACGATTCCGCCGGGCGGCGCTTCGATTGCCGTGCTTAGCGCTGCGGCGGCCTCTGGCGACACGGACATAACGATCGGTTCTCCGTATACCGGCGCGGTTCCCGGCGCCGTGCTTGTCGACAGCGAAATCATGAACGTAACTGCGGTCGATGCCGCGAAAACCAAACTGACCGTCACCCGCGGCGCGGTTGGGACCACGGCTGCTGCGCACGGAAACGGTGCGGCAGTGTTCGCGCCTGTCGCGTCGGTCGCCGCCGCCATCAGCGCGGCAGACACCTCGGTCACGCTGTCCGCACCGATTCCGGGGGGCAACCCGCCCACGATCCAAATCGAAGACGAAATCGTGACGGTGACAGGCTCGGACGCGACGGGCACGAAGTTGACCATCACGCGCGGTTCGGCCGGTTCAACTGCCGCGGCGCACGGGGTAAACGCCCCGGTCTTCGCTCCGGCAAGCATAACCTTCTATACCAACGGCACCGGCGCCGCCTTTATGAACGGCACGAATCCGCTGGCCACCCCCCTGCCGGCGAATCTCTACACACTCACGATGCGCGTTACCGCGAATGGTGCATCGGACTCGCCGCAGGTCTTCGACGGGCTCGGTTTCGATCCCGCGCATCCGAACTTTCTGGGCGCGGCGCTCGGCGCCACCCCACCAAGGCACATCGACGCGCTGCAGAATCAGATCGCCTTCAGCATCGGCAGCACGTTGAATCCGGTAACGCTGTACGAAGCAATCTTCGGTAACGCAGGTTCGCCGCTGGCAAACGGACAAAAGACCTACGCTCTGACGGGAGGGGACGACGGCATCGAGCCGGAGTCGACCGATTACGATAACGCCCTGGCTTATTTTACCGCGCTGGAGGATGTGGCGATCGTCGCCGCTCCCGGATCGGGAGTGTTCGACGCGAGCCAGGACATTATCAATTCTCTCATCACGCATGTGAGCCAGCAGCGCGCCTATCGCATTGCGATTCTGGAGACGCCGCCGAACCAGCTTGCATCCGACAATGAAGATGTCCGGGCGCAGATTGATACCAGCTACGCTGCCCTGTATGTGCCCTGGGTGATCGTGCCCAATCCGCTGGCGCGCTCCGGATCGTCGATTCCCGCCGAGATCGCAATACCACCGTCGGGCTACTTGGCTGGGATTTATGCGCGCAGCGACCAGCAGAACGGAGTCGCCAAAGCTCCTGCAAACGAGGTCGTTCTGGGCGCCTCGCGCTTCGAGCGCAACATCACCTTCAATGAACAGCAACTGCTGAATCCGCTCGGCATCAACTGCCTGCGCTACTTTCCCAATCGCGGATATCGCGTGTGGGGCGCGCGCACGGTCAGCTCCGATACCGAGTTCATGTATGTCAACGTCCGGCGTTACCTGATCTATCTCGAACACTCCATCGACAACAGTACGCAATGGGCGGTTTTCGAGAACAACGGTCCGGCGCTCTGGTCGCGAGTAAAAGAAGCGATCGACTCGTTCCTCTACAACGAATGGAAAGAGGGCAACCTGCTCGGCGATTCCGCGGCCCAGGCTTTTTTTGTGCGCTGCGACCGGACGACGATGACCCAAAACGACCTCGACAACGGACGCATGATCTGCCTGATCGGCGTCGCACTGCTGAAGCCGGCCGAGTTCGTTATTTTCCGAATCGGGCAGAAGACCGCAGACGCGCAAAGTTAA